From Brucella pseudogrignonensis, a single genomic window includes:
- the metG gene encoding methionine--tRNA ligase, producing MSREKFYITTAIAYPNGKPHIGHAYELIATDAMARFQRLDGKDVHFLTGSDEHGIKMLQSARKEGITPRELADRNTAAFQRMGEFLNSSHDDYIRTSEGRHYKASQAIWQAMSANGDIYKGGYAGWYSVRDEAYYGEDETEVRADNVRYGPQGTPVEWVEEESYFFRLSNYQDKLLELYENNPGFIMPAERRNEIVSFVKSGLKDLSISRTTFDWGIPVPGDEKHVMYVWVDALTNYITALGYPDTTDEKWAYWPADAHIIGKDISRFHAVYWPAFLMSAGIPLPKRVFAHGFLFNRGEKMSKSLGNVIDPFELVERYGLDQLRYFLMREVPFGQDGSYSHDAIVNRTNADLANDLGNLAQRSLSMIAKNCEGKVPVPGAFSEADKAILDQADAALETARKAVGDQALHIALGGIFAVVAEANRYFAGQEPWALRKTDLERMGTVLYVTAEVIRRVGIMVQPFIPQSAEKLLDILAIPADQRQFSDVSAHPLVGGAELPAPEPVFPRYMEPEEPN from the coding sequence ATGAGCCGCGAAAAATTCTATATTACCACTGCGATTGCTTACCCGAATGGCAAGCCGCACATCGGTCATGCTTATGAGTTGATTGCGACCGATGCTATGGCGCGTTTTCAGCGTCTCGATGGCAAGGATGTTCACTTCCTAACCGGCTCGGATGAACACGGCATCAAGATGTTGCAGAGCGCGCGTAAGGAAGGCATCACGCCCCGCGAACTCGCAGATCGCAACACGGCTGCTTTCCAGCGCATGGGTGAGTTTCTGAACAGCTCACACGATGATTATATCCGCACCTCGGAAGGACGCCACTACAAGGCCAGCCAGGCAATCTGGCAGGCAATGTCTGCCAATGGCGATATTTATAAGGGCGGTTATGCGGGCTGGTATTCGGTTCGCGACGAAGCCTATTATGGCGAAGACGAAACCGAAGTCCGAGCAGACAATGTTCGCTACGGTCCACAGGGCACGCCGGTCGAATGGGTTGAAGAAGAAAGCTATTTCTTCCGCCTGTCCAATTATCAGGACAAGCTCCTCGAACTATATGAAAACAATCCCGGCTTCATCATGCCTGCGGAGCGTCGCAACGAGATCGTTAGCTTCGTAAAGTCGGGCCTGAAAGATTTGTCGATTTCTCGCACGACGTTCGACTGGGGTATTCCTGTACCTGGCGATGAAAAGCACGTCATGTATGTGTGGGTCGATGCGCTGACCAACTATATTACTGCGCTCGGCTACCCGGATACCACGGACGAGAAGTGGGCTTACTGGCCAGCCGATGCACATATCATTGGCAAGGACATTTCGCGTTTCCACGCGGTTTACTGGCCAGCATTCCTGATGTCGGCAGGGATCCCGCTGCCAAAGCGCGTCTTCGCACATGGCTTCCTGTTCAACCGCGGTGAAAAAATGTCGAAGTCACTCGGCAACGTCATCGATCCGTTTGAACTGGTTGAACGCTATGGACTTGATCAGCTGCGTTACTTCCTGATGCGCGAAGTGCCCTTTGGTCAGGACGGCAGCTACAGCCACGATGCAATCGTCAATCGCACCAATGCTGATCTCGCCAATGATCTTGGCAATCTCGCACAGCGTTCGCTGTCGATGATTGCAAAGAACTGTGAAGGCAAAGTGCCCGTTCCGGGGGCGTTCTCGGAGGCAGATAAGGCCATTCTCGATCAGGCTGATGCAGCGCTGGAAACAGCGCGCAAGGCAGTTGGCGATCAGGCATTGCACATCGCACTTGGCGGCATTTTTGCAGTTGTTGCAGAAGCAAACCGCTATTTTGCAGGGCAGGAGCCTTGGGCGCTGCGCAAGACCGATCTGGAACGCATGGGCACGGTGCTTTATGTAACGGCAGAAGTGATCCGTCGCGTCGGTATCATGGTTCAGCCCTTCATTCCGCAGTCGGCAGAAAAACTTCTCGATATTCTGGCAATCCCGGCAGATCAGCGTCAGTTCTCTGACGTGAGCGCGCATCCGCTTGTCGGCGGTGCAGAGCTGCCAGCGCCAGAGCCGGTTTTCCCGCGCTATATGGAACCAGAAGAGCCGAACTGA
- a CDS encoding TatD family hydrolase: MLVDSHCHLDFADFEPERDAIVQRALDAGIKRMVTISTRVRKFDTIRALTEKYESVYCSVGTHPNNAHEELDVTADDLVRLAEHPKVVAIGEAGLDYHYDYAPPEAQRQGFLVHIEAARRTQLPLVIHARSADQEMADILEAETAKGAFPFILHCFSSGKALAEKVVELGGYVSFSGILTFKNSADIREIAQIVPRDRLLVETDAPYLAPKPHRGSRNEPSFVQHTASVLAETIGVSREEIADITSENVFRLFSKMPKPAEG; encoded by the coding sequence ATGCTTGTTGATAGTCATTGCCATCTAGACTTTGCAGATTTCGAGCCGGAGCGCGATGCGATTGTGCAACGCGCGCTTGATGCTGGCATCAAACGCATGGTCACGATTTCAACGCGTGTGCGCAAGTTCGATACGATCCGCGCACTCACGGAGAAATACGAAAGCGTCTATTGTTCGGTTGGCACCCATCCGAACAATGCGCATGAAGAACTTGATGTTACTGCCGACGATCTCGTGCGGCTGGCAGAGCATCCGAAAGTTGTCGCCATAGGCGAGGCGGGGCTTGATTATCATTATGATTATGCGCCGCCAGAAGCCCAACGTCAGGGCTTCCTCGTGCATATTGAAGCCGCTCGTCGTACGCAGTTACCGCTTGTGATCCACGCACGCAGTGCGGATCAGGAAATGGCCGATATTCTGGAAGCTGAGACGGCTAAGGGTGCATTTCCTTTCATCCTGCATTGCTTCTCATCAGGCAAAGCTTTGGCTGAAAAAGTCGTTGAACTGGGTGGTTATGTGTCGTTCTCCGGCATTCTGACCTTCAAGAACTCAGCTGACATTCGCGAAATAGCGCAGATCGTTCCGCGTGATCGTCTGCTGGTTGAGACAGATGCACCTTATCTCGCGCCGAAGCCGCATCGCGGAAGCCGCAATGAACCATCCTTCGTGCAGCATACAGCATCCGTTTTGGCTGAAACAATTGGCGTAAGCCGCGAGGAAATCGCTGACATTACCAGCGAAAATGTCTTCAGGCTTTTCTCCAAAATGCCAAAGCCTGCTGAGGGATAG
- a CDS encoding MBL fold metallo-hydrolase, with product MVSPRNCLRFTILGCGSSPGVPRINGDWGNCDPQNPKNKRRRAALLVERFNAEGKSTVVVIDTGPDFRDQMIDAKVASLDAAIYTHPHADHIHGIDDLRTYVVENRRLMDVYANRLTRNRLFEAFGYCFETPVGSSYPPILSMHDIMAETPFSIAGAGGAIRFEPFRQVHGDIESLGFRIGNVVYCTDVSAFPDESLKYIRHADVLIIGALQYRPHPSHFSLEQALEWIAFFGPKRAILTHMHVPLDYDTVMRETPDYVEPGYDGLSFEVPMT from the coding sequence GTGGTATCGCCTCGCAATTGTCTGCGTTTCACAATTCTCGGGTGCGGTTCGTCTCCCGGTGTGCCGCGTATCAATGGCGATTGGGGCAATTGCGATCCTCAGAATCCAAAGAACAAGCGTCGCCGTGCTGCTTTACTCGTTGAACGCTTCAATGCGGAGGGGAAAAGCACGGTCGTTGTTATCGACACTGGCCCGGACTTTCGCGACCAGATGATAGATGCAAAAGTGGCGTCGCTCGATGCTGCCATCTACACACATCCCCATGCCGACCATATTCACGGCATTGATGATCTCAGAACCTATGTCGTTGAAAACCGGCGGCTGATGGATGTCTATGCCAACCGGCTAACGCGCAACCGTCTGTTTGAAGCTTTCGGTTATTGTTTCGAGACACCAGTGGGATCGAGTTATCCGCCGATCTTGTCAATGCACGACATTATGGCTGAAACGCCTTTCTCAATTGCCGGAGCAGGTGGGGCGATCCGCTTTGAACCGTTTCGCCAAGTGCATGGCGATATTGAATCACTGGGCTTTCGGATTGGCAATGTCGTTTATTGCACCGATGTTAGCGCGTTCCCGGATGAGAGCCTGAAATATATCCGCCATGCCGATGTGCTGATTATCGGTGCTTTGCAATATCGCCCGCATCCAAGCCATTTCTCGCTGGAACAGGCACTGGAATGGATTGCGTTCTTCGGACCGAAACGCGCAATCCTGACGCACATGCATGTGCCGCTCGATTACGACACGGTCATGCGCGAGACGCCTGATTATGTCGAGCCCGGCTATGACGGGTTAAGCTTTGAAGTTCCAATGACATAA